A window of Zingiber officinale cultivar Zhangliang chromosome 5A, Zo_v1.1, whole genome shotgun sequence contains these coding sequences:
- the LOC121980406 gene encoding chaperone protein ClpD2, chloroplastic-like: protein MEATCSSSPISSLALPRSFRSSASHRRLFAAGPPPSSRLTTSSSLMINLDLDLHRRFAPLFLPSHRRRQPRKPVSALLERFNERAVAVVVFSQREARALGSAVVHNPHLLLGLIAEDASADGFLDSGVTIDRARDAVLAWWTESSTSKPAPPSAAADVPFSAGTKRVLQTAAEYCSSIGCKSIGPELIAISLFKVDDGGAAKVLKSLGADLNQLIMVAFSRLQAKLKSENMQSSTASYKIEQKPPAGKLARSLEKTKDKSMITQFCVDLTSRAKEGLIDPVIGRDREIQRIIQIICRRTKNNPILLGDAGVGKTAIAEGLALLIASGEVPSFLAAKRILSLDVGLLIAGTKERGELEARVTGLIHEVRKSGDIILFIDEVHTLIGSGIAGRGNKSSGLDIANLLKPSLSRGALQCIASTTLEEHKIHFEKDKAFARRFQPVFIAEPSQEDTVRILLGLREKYEMFHKCRFTLEAINAAVKLSARYIPDRHLPDKAIDLIDEAGSRARMDAFKRRKEQQISVLYKSPEEYWQDIRAVHVKHEVESKNKMKYSSDDRISDNFKIVNDEKVSSTAFSMNYEQVIVGAEEIAKVASLWSGIPVQKLNEDDRKLLVGLEEELKKRVIGQDEAVTAISQAVKRSRVGLNDPHRPISVMLFCGPTGVGKSELAKALTACYFGSEESMLRLDMSEYMERHTVSKLIGSPPGYLGYGEGGTLTDAVRSNPFTLILLDEIEKAHSDIFNILLQVFEDGQLTDSQGRKVSFKNTLIVMTSNIGSEAISKGKRRVGFFTAEDRQSNSYAAMKAVVTQELKAYFLPELLNRIDEVVFFRSLQKPQMREILNIMLEQVKKRLASLRLSLEVTDAMKDVICQEGFDRIYGARPLRRAVTHLIEDVLSETILARNYQHGDTLVIDVDATGNPFVTRQPDQTIHFLDNKSSPL from the exons atggAAGCCACGTGCTCCTCCTCTCCTATCTCTTCCCTCGCCCTCCCCCGCAGCTTCCGCTCCTCCGCCTCCCACCGCCGCCTCTTCGCCGCAGGTCCCCCTCCCTCCTCCCGACTGACTACCTCCTCCTCCCTGATGATTAATTTGGATCTGGATCTCCACCGCCGCTTCGCCCCTCTCTTCTTGCCCTCCCACCGGCGCCGGCAGCCGCGGAAGCCCGTTTCGGCCTTGCTCGAGCGGTTCAACGAGCGGGCCGTTGCGGTCGTCGTTTTCTCCCAGCGCGAGGCGCGGGCTTTGGGAAGCGCGGTGGTCCACAACCCGCACCTCCTCCTTGGTCTCATCGCCGAGGACGCCTCCGCTGATGGATTCCTCGATTCCGGCGTCACCATTGACCGCGCCAGAGACGCCGTCCTCGCGTGGTGGACCGAGTCTAGCACCTCCAAGCCGGCTCCCCCGTCGGCGGCGGCCGACGTGCCCTTTTCGGCCGGCACGAAGCGCGTGCTTCAGACGGCTGCTGAGTACTGCAGCAGCATCGGATGCAAATCTATCGGCCCCGAGCTGATTGCCATCAGCTTGTTCAAGGTCGATGATGGCGGCGCTGCGAAGGTGCTCAAAAG TTTGGGAGCTGATCTCAATCAATTAATAATGGTGGCATTTTCAAGGCTCCAAGCAAAGCTTAAAAGTGAAAATATGCAATCATCAACAGCATCATACAAGATAGAGCAGAAACCTCCTGCTGGAAAACTTGCAAGGTCTCTCGAGAAGACAAAAG ATAAAAGTATGATAACTCAATTTTGTGTGGATCTGACTTCTCGGGCTAAGGAAGGGCTTATTGATCCTGTAATTGGCCGAGATAGGGAAATTCAAAGAATTATTCAGATCATATGCCGAAGAACAAAGAACAACCCAATTCTTTTGGGTGATGCTGGTGTTGGTAAAACTGCAATTGCTGAAGGATTGGCTCTTCTCATTGCAAGTGGGGAGGTTCCCTCGTTCCTTGCG GCCAAACGCATATTGTCACTGGATGTAGGCTTATTGATTGCAGGTACCAaagagaggggagagttggaggcTCGAGTTACTGGTTTGATTCATGAAGTGCGGAAATCAG GAGATATCATACTCTTCATTGATGAGGTTCATACATTAATTGGCTCTGGTATTGCTGGGAGAGGAAACAAATCTTCTGGTCTAGACATTGCTAATTTACTAAAGCCTTCCCTTAGTAGAGGTGCATTACAG TGCATTGCATCAACAACCTTGGAAGAACACAAGATACATTTTGAGAAGGATAAAGCTTTTGCTCGCAGATTTCAACCAGTGTTTATAGCTGAACCTAGCCAG GAGGATACTGTGAGGATCTTGCTGGGGCTACGGGAGAAATATGAAATGTTTCACAAGTGTAGATTCACCCTAGAAGCAATAAATGCTGCAGTAAAACTCTCAGCTAGATATATCCCAGACAGACATCTTCCTGATAAAGCAATTGATCTAATAGATGAAGCTGGTAGTAGAGCTCGTATGGATGCATTCAAAAGGAGAAAGGAACAACAGATTTCTGTGCTCTATAAGTCACCGGAAGAATATTGGCAAGATATTAGAGCTGTCCATGTGAAGCATGAAGTG GAATCAAAAAATAAGATGAAATATTCATCAGATGATAGAATTTCAGACAATTTCAAAATCGTCAATGATGAAAAGGTGTCATCTACTGCATTCTCAATGAACTATGA ACAAGTGATTGTTGGAGCTGAGGAAATAGCCAAAGTAGCTTCTCTCTGGTCAGGAATCCCAGTTCAGAAGCTCAACGAAGATGACAGAAAGCTTCTAGTTGGCTTGGAAGAGGAACTCAAAAAACGAGTGATTGGTCAGGATGAGGCTGTTACTGCCATTTCTCAAGCTGTGAAGCGATCACGAGTCGGCCTAAATGATCCTCACAGACCTATATCTGTAATGCTTTTCTGTGGCCCAACCGGAGTTGGCAAAAGTGAGCTGGCTAAAGCTTTGACAGCATGCTATTTTGGATCG GAGGAATCAATGCTACGATTGGATATGAGCGAGTACATGGAGCGGCATACTGTGAGCAAGCTAATAGGATCTCCACCTGGGTACCTTGGCTATGGCGAGGGTGGTACACTAACTGATGCAGTCAGGAGCAACCCTTTTACTTTGATATTGCTTGATGAAATAGAGAAAGCGCATTCAGATATATTTAATATTCTTCTCCAAGTATTTGAAGATGGCCAGCTCACTGATTCTCAG GGGCGAAAGGTTTCGTTCAAGAACACATTGATTGTGATGACATCTAATATTGGGTCTGAAGCCATTTCCAAAGGGAAACGACGCGTAGGTTTCTTCACTGCAGAAGACAGACAGTCCAACTCCTATGCTGCAATGAAAGCAGTAGTGACACAAGAGTTGAAGGCATATTTCCTCCCTGAGCTACTTAACAGAATTGATGAGGTGGTTTTCTTCCGCTCCCTCCAGAAACCTCAG ATGCGGGAGATCCTGAATATAATGCTGGAACAAGTGAAGAAGAGACTTGCATCCCTCAGACTTAGCCTGGAGGTAACTGATGCCATGAAGGACGTGATCTGCCAGGAAGGATTCGATAGAATCTATGGTGCGAGGCCTTTGAGAAGAGCAGTCACTCATCTCATAGAGGATGTCCTCAGCGAGACAATCCTTGCTAGAAATTACCAGCATGGTGACACTCTTGTTATCGACGTCGATGCTACAGGGAACCCCTTTGTGACTCGGCAACCTGATCAAACCATCCACTTCTTAGACAACAAGTCATCACCCCTATAG
- the LOC121980405 gene encoding protein PALE CRESS, chloroplastic-like gives MEAIVSTLRFSFHTRHPLPSPSRRPIRPRSCRPAVKHVLPPRAVSQKSAEEGFGAADSNLDALPDEFYNDEWQARQREKTKEWHAYRKKEEDEERRKIDEYREIGMRLKEYPEEEVRKARKLVSSFIRSAEEVEEKIEAAAEKGELTELVLMVIWNRLDLARRDEEKDVVRSLDLLYRRIETEILKRDSTPAMRLLNDLLNLHDGFDDEGWLKQCRKRMVDTFPREDPFSMLVPAGFDMENHHGRVELPPEDDDVILRVDFVREVDQLLQEVRSEQQLLESPQGLDPETVAVRLKQQEKQKTIHQVEALLELAMSLQW, from the exons ATGGAAGCCATTGTTTCGACACTGCGTTTCTCCTTTCACACGCGCCATCCGCTGCCATCTCCGTCCCGCAGGCCAATCCGTCCGCGCTCGTGTCGACCAGCTGTTAAGCACGTTTTGCCGCCTCGCGCAG TTTCCCAAAAGAGCGCGGAGGAAGGGTTTGGTGCGGCGGATAGCAACCTCGATGCCCTCCCAGATGAGTTTTATAATGAT GAGTGGCAAGCACGCCAACGTGAAAAAACAAAGGAGTGGCATGCTTATCGTAAGAAGGAGGAAGACGAAGAAAGGAGAAAGATTGATGAATATCGGGAGATAGGCATGCGCCTAAAGGAATACCCTGAGGAAGAAGTTCGCAAAGCAAGAAAATTAGTTTCAAGTTTCATAAGGTCTgctgaagaagtggaagag AAAATTGAGGCAGCAGCTGAGAAAGGTGAACTTACAGAACTCGTTTTGATGGTTATTTGGAATCGGCTTGATCTTGCTCGACGAGAT GAGGAAAAGGATGTTGTTAGAAGTCTAGACCTTTTGTACAGGAGGATAGAG ACAGAGATTTTGAAGAGGGATTCTACGCCTGCTATGAGGTTGCTCAATGACCTACTTAACCTCCATGATGGATTTGATGATGAAGGATGGCTTAAGCAATGCAGGAAGCGCATGGTTGATACTTTCCCCAGAGAAGATCCTTTCAGCATGCTTGTTCCTGCTGGGTTCGACATGGAAAAT CATCATGGCCGCGTAGAGTTGCCTCCTGAGGATGACGACGTGATACTAAGGGTGGATTTTGTCAGAGAGGTTGACCAATTATTGCAAGAGGTCCGATCTGAGCAACAACTTCTGGAATCTCCACAGGGATTGGATCCTGAAACAGTCGCAGTCAGGCTGAAGCAGCAGGAGAAGCAAAAGACTATCCATCAAGTAGAGGCACTCCTGGAGTTGGCAATGTCACTGCAGTGGTAA